From a single Anaerolineales bacterium genomic region:
- a CDS encoding roadblock/LC7 domain-containing protein, which produces MAQSRSDLMVERLRNMQAAAPDIEASAVVSVDGLIMASALQQGVEEDRVSAMSAAMLSLGERISGELGRGDLEQVYIKGDKGSIVLTAIGDEAVLTAMARHEAKLGMIFLEMRRAAEDLVKLVG; this is translated from the coding sequence ATGGCACAATCCCGCTCAGACCTAATGGTGGAACGTCTTCGCAATATGCAAGCCGCCGCACCAGACATTGAAGCCTCAGCCGTTGTTTCTGTGGATGGCTTGATCATGGCATCCGCCCTGCAGCAGGGCGTGGAAGAAGACCGTGTTTCCGCCATGTCGGCGGCGATGCTCAGCCTCGGCGAGCGGATCTCCGGCGAACTTGGACGCGGCGATCTGGAACAGGTGTACATCAAAGGCGATAAAGGCTCGATCGTGTTGACCGCCATCGGCGACGAAGCCGTACTGACCGCAATGGCGCGGCACGAAGCCAAACTCGGCATGATCTTCCTGGAGATGCGGCGCGCCGCCGAGGACCTGGTGAAACTGGTCGGATGA